The following proteins are co-located in the Gloeocapsa sp. PCC 7428 genome:
- a CDS encoding toll/interleukin-1 receptor domain-containing protein yields MDLEEALAFTDALVFAKTGKHLSTLQAAVFRGTWLNQKYEQIAKTCYCSEDYVKTVGATLWKLLSEGLEEKVSKKTFRAALERRKREFPKSLLSEQSFQVQRTSEEQNSHTHVKEILSSKVFVYHGSQESELNLARAFEQALRAAGHQILMAQEIMRSQENWSQRFDAELKRCRYFVLLLSEQSTLSEIVSEIVCWTKTLQRSPSQHKPPVIIPIWIGIQQHEWRSSADTLTTVQEVLRRVSENH; encoded by the coding sequence ATGGATTTGGAAGAGGCACTAGCGTTTACTGATGCTTTGGTATTTGCCAAAACAGGTAAGCACTTGAGTACTCTACAAGCTGCTGTATTTCGTGGTACGTGGCTAAATCAGAAGTATGAGCAAATTGCAAAAACCTGCTATTGCTCGGAAGATTACGTGAAAACAGTTGGTGCTACGTTATGGAAATTGCTCTCTGAGGGTTTAGAAGAAAAAGTTAGCAAAAAGACGTTCCGCGCGGCGTTGGAGCGCAGAAAAAGAGAGTTTCCAAAAAGTTTGTTGTCAGAACAATCATTTCAAGTGCAGCGGACAAGCGAAGAACAAAATAGTCATACACACGTAAAAGAGATACTGAGTTCAAAAGTTTTTGTTTATCACGGTAGCCAGGAGTCAGAGCTAAATTTAGCAAGGGCGTTTGAACAAGCGTTGAGAGCCGCTGGTCATCAAATTTTGATGGCTCAAGAAATTATGCGATCGCAAGAAAACTGGTCGCAACGGTTCGATGCAGAATTAAAACGTTGTCGTTACTTTGTGTTGTTGCTATCCGAGCAATCTACGCTGAGTGAGATCGTGAGCGAAATTGTTTGCTGGACAAAAACTTTACAGCGATCGCCTTCACAGCACAAGCCACCGGTGATTATTCCAATCTGGATCGGCATTCAACAACACGAATGGCGATCGTCTGCTGATACACTAACTACAGTACAAGAAGTCCTACGCCGCGTATCAGAAAACCACTAA
- a CDS encoding AAA-like domain-containing protein, with protein MRQADRELYKALKSGRFCYILNSRQMGKSSLRVQIMQQLQTEGFACATVDISEIGHYQITLEQWYAGFIYVLVNSFNLTNKFNIRTWWQEPEFLSPVERLGEFIR; from the coding sequence GTGCGTCAAGCAGATCGCGAACTCTACAAAGCTTTGAAATCTGGTAGATTTTGTTATATCCTCAATTCGCGACAGATGGGAAAGTCTAGTTTGCGGGTGCAAATCATGCAACAACTGCAAACCGAAGGCTTTGCCTGTGCTACTGTTGATATTTCAGAAATTGGACACTACCAGATTACTTTAGAGCAGTGGTACGCAGGATTTATTTATGTATTAGTAAATAGCTTTAATCTTACAAATAAATTTAATATCCGTACCTGGTGGCAAGAGCCTGAATTTTTGTCTCCAGTAGAACGCCTAGGAGAATTTATTAGATGA
- a CDS encoding FG-GAP repeat protein → MAVTTIELANLNGRNGFVLNGIDRGDSSGESVSSAGDVNGDGFDDVIIGASDANPNGNSGVGESYVVFGSGSGFPASIDLANLDGSNGFVLNGIDEDDSSGESVSSAGDVNGDGFDDVIIGAPNADPNGNSLAGESYVVFGSGNSFPASIDLANLNGSNGFVLNGVDAFDFSGDSVSSAGDINGDGFDDVIIGAPDANPNGNSLAGESYVVFGSGNSFPASIDLASLDGSNGFVLNGVDVFDQSGSSVSSAGDVNGDGFDDVIIGAFGAAPDGNIEAGKSYVVFGSGNSFPASVDLASLDGSNGFVLNGVDVFDASGAFVSGAGDFNGDGFDDVIIGARFADPSGTDAAGESYVVFGSSSGFPASIDLANLDGSNGFVLNGIDEDDRSGISVSAAGDVDGDGLDDLIIGAPGADPNSNSRAGESYIVFGFRSLFGTAGNDVLLGSNTRDCLSGLDGNDTVAGGLGDDTLLGGAGNDVLRGDLNNRSPQGSVGGNDTLFGGLGNDQLGGKGGDDQLFGEQGNDTLYGDDGDDLLRGGLGNDTLIGDDFSGGQGSDTFVLAAGEGRDTIRDFEDGIDLIGLAGGLSFEQLTISASGANNALIRLGSEQLALLTGVAASNLTATDFTLV, encoded by the coding sequence ATGGCAGTGACAACAATTGAATTAGCAAACCTCAACGGTAGAAACGGCTTTGTCCTCAATGGTATTGATAGAGGCGATAGCTCAGGCGAATCCGTCAGTAGTGCGGGAGATGTCAACGGCGATGGCTTTGACGATGTGATTATTGGTGCCTCTGATGCTAACCCCAACGGCAACTCTGGCGTGGGAGAGAGCTATGTCGTGTTTGGTTCCGGTAGTGGCTTTCCAGCAAGCATTGACTTAGCCAACCTCGACGGTAGCAACGGCTTTGTCCTCAATGGTATTGATGAAGATGATAGCTCAGGCGAGTCCGTTAGTAGTGCAGGAGACGTCAACGGTGATGGCTTTGACGATGTAATTATTGGTGCCCCCAATGCTGACCCCAATGGCAACTCACTCGCAGGAGAGAGCTACGTCGTGTTTGGTTCGGGCAATAGTTTCCCGGCAAGCATCGATTTAGCCAACCTTAACGGTAGCAACGGCTTTGTTCTCAATGGTGTTGATGCATTTGACTTCTCAGGCGATTCTGTCAGTAGTGCAGGAGACATCAACGGCGATGGCTTTGACGATGTGATTATCGGTGCCCCTGATGCTAACCCCAACGGCAACTCACTCGCAGGAGAGAGCTACGTCGTGTTTGGTTCGGGCAATAGTTTTCCGGCAAGCATTGACTTAGCCAGTCTCGATGGCAGCAACGGCTTTGTCCTTAATGGTGTTGATGTATTTGACCAATCAGGCTCTTCTGTCAGTAGTGCAGGAGACGTCAACGGCGATGGCTTTGACGATGTGATTATTGGTGCTTTTGGTGCTGCTCCCGATGGCAATATTGAGGCCGGAAAGAGCTACGTCGTGTTTGGTTCGGGCAATAGTTTTCCGGCAAGCGTTGATTTAGCAAGTCTCGACGGTAGCAACGGCTTTGTCCTTAATGGTGTTGATGTATTTGACGCATCAGGTGCTTTCGTCAGTGGGGCGGGAGACTTCAACGGCGATGGCTTTGATGATGTGATTATTGGCGCTCGCTTTGCTGACCCCAGCGGCACTGATGCTGCCGGAGAGAGCTATGTCGTATTTGGCTCAAGCAGTGGATTCCCTGCCAGCATTGATTTAGCCAACCTTGACGGTAGCAATGGCTTTGTCCTCAATGGTATTGATGAAGATGATAGATCAGGCATTTCCGTCAGTGCTGCTGGCGATGTTGATGGCGATGGACTTGACGATCTAATTATTGGTGCTCCTGGTGCTGACCCCAACAGCAACTCTAGGGCGGGAGAGAGCTACATCGTGTTTGGCTTTCGCTCGTTGTTTGGCACTGCTGGTAACGACGTTCTCCTCGGTAGCAACACGCGCGACTGCCTCTCAGGACTCGATGGCAACGACACCGTGGCGGGAGGGTTAGGAGACGACACGCTTCTCGGTGGTGCAGGCAATGACGTGCTACGCGGCGACTTGAATAACCGCTCGCCTCAAGGCAGCGTCGGTGGCAACGACACGCTGTTTGGCGGACTGGGGAATGACCAACTCGGTGGTAAAGGCGGTGATGACCAACTGTTTGGCGAACAAGGCAATGATACGCTCTACGGCGATGATGGCGATGATTTGTTGCGCGGTGGCTTGGGTAATGACACGCTGATTGGCGATGACTTCTCTGGTGGTCAAGGTAGCGATACGTTTGTCTTGGCGGCGGGCGAAGGGCGCGACACTATCCGTGACTTTGAAGATGGTATTGACTTGATTGGGTTGGCAGGCGGTTTGAGTTTCGAGCAATTGACGATTAGCGCTAGTGGTGCTAATAATGCCCTGATTCGCTTGGGCAGCGAGCAACTTGCACTGCTAACGGGTGTGGCAGCGAGCAACTTAACCGCGACGGACTTTACGCTTGTCTAA
- a CDS encoding polysaccharide pyruvyl transferase family protein, with the protein MRLYYYQRRDGNSNFGDDLNSWLWSQLLPGFFDEDPTIAFIGIGTLLNHLLPQRVPQAQRLVIFGTGAGYGNPLTAVAHPWQIYCLRGRLSAQKLGLAEELAITDAALLVRRLFQPTSQKTSRFAFMPHVHHATYAGTVLQDICTQVGLGYIDPRWSVKKVLTSISQTEVLLAEAMHGAIVADALRVPWIPVLTSPRILTFKWHDWCSSLALEYHPYYIPPLVSAYPRFPRRRSAIAHWKNCWQQEPWLALCQMVSQRSLWATQLLRITQVACPSLSHASLVEQLTDQLENRLEQLKSDWSVQ; encoded by the coding sequence ATGAGATTATATTATTATCAACGACGCGATGGCAACAGCAATTTTGGCGACGACCTCAATTCGTGGCTGTGGTCCCAGCTACTGCCAGGGTTTTTTGACGAAGATCCAACCATTGCCTTTATTGGTATCGGCACGTTGTTGAATCATTTACTTCCACAACGCGTACCACAGGCTCAACGGCTTGTCATCTTTGGTACTGGTGCAGGTTACGGCAATCCATTAACTGCGGTTGCTCATCCATGGCAAATTTATTGCCTTCGTGGCAGGTTATCTGCGCAAAAACTCGGTCTTGCAGAAGAGTTAGCAATTACGGATGCTGCTTTATTAGTTCGACGTCTGTTCCAGCCAACGAGTCAAAAAACAAGCCGCTTCGCTTTTATGCCACACGTGCATCATGCGACTTATGCTGGTACTGTGTTACAAGATATCTGCACTCAAGTGGGCTTAGGTTATATTGACCCACGGTGGTCAGTAAAGAAAGTCTTGACATCAATTAGCCAAACCGAGGTTCTCTTAGCCGAAGCAATGCACGGTGCCATTGTTGCTGATGCCTTGCGCGTGCCGTGGATTCCGGTGCTGACGAGTCCTCGCATCCTTACGTTTAAGTGGCATGATTGGTGCTCTTCATTAGCGCTAGAGTATCATCCTTACTATATCCCGCCTTTAGTGAGTGCCTATCCTCGCTTTCCGCGTCGCCGCAGTGCGATCGCACATTGGAAGAATTGCTGGCAACAGGAACCATGGCTGGCGTTATGTCAAATGGTATCTCAACGCTCATTATGGGCAACTCAGTTACTGCGTATTACTCAAGTTGCTTGTCCTTCCCTCAGCCATGCTAGTCTAGTTGAGCAGTTAACAGATCAATTGGAAAACCGCTTAGAGCAGCTAAAAAGCGATTGGTCTGTACAATAG
- the bioB gene encoding biotin synthase BioB: MLKSSALNWNELADRALAGELLTREAARAVLNAPDCVLLEQLAAAYRVRYHYWENRVRLHFLLNAQSGLCPEDCHYCSQSKISTAEIEKYPLLAKEKILDAAAQAKKLQAGTFCMVISGRSPSERVFTQVLDAVQAVKANYDLKICACLGLLSQEQTQRLAEVGVDRVNHNLNTSDDYHSQICTTHTFSDRIATVENVKAAGITTCSGGIIGMGESDDDVIDLAFSLRELNVTSVPLNFLIPISGTPFEKIQELNPRRCLRVLCLFRFVLPAQEIRIAGGREVHLRSLQPLGLYPANSIFIGDYLTTPGQATHSDLEMIRDAGFAIESPDGSPIEVGSRATVVSSP, translated from the coding sequence ATGTTGAAATCTTCTGCACTTAACTGGAACGAACTTGCCGATCGCGCTTTGGCTGGAGAACTATTGACGCGGGAAGCCGCCCGTGCGGTACTCAATGCGCCTGATTGTGTACTGCTTGAGCAACTTGCTGCTGCCTATCGCGTGCGCTACCATTATTGGGAAAATCGCGTCCGGTTGCATTTTCTCCTTAACGCTCAAAGTGGTCTTTGTCCAGAAGATTGTCACTATTGTTCGCAATCGAAGATTTCTACTGCTGAAATTGAGAAGTACCCACTCTTAGCTAAAGAAAAAATTTTAGACGCTGCTGCGCAAGCAAAGAAATTGCAAGCTGGAACTTTTTGTATGGTCATTTCGGGGCGTTCTCCCAGCGAACGAGTATTTACGCAGGTTCTGGACGCTGTACAAGCGGTTAAAGCCAACTATGATTTAAAAATTTGTGCGTGTCTTGGGTTGTTGAGTCAAGAGCAAACGCAGCGTTTGGCAGAAGTCGGGGTAGATCGCGTTAATCACAATTTAAATACTTCGGATGATTACCACTCGCAAATTTGTACGACGCATACGTTTAGCGATCGCATCGCGACAGTAGAAAATGTCAAAGCCGCAGGAATCACAACTTGTTCGGGCGGAATTATTGGGATGGGCGAGTCGGATGATGATGTTATCGACTTAGCATTTTCGCTACGGGAATTAAACGTTACAAGTGTTCCCCTAAATTTCTTGATTCCAATTTCAGGAACGCCGTTTGAGAAGATTCAAGAATTGAACCCGCGTCGTTGTCTGCGAGTGTTATGTTTATTTCGCTTTGTCCTTCCCGCACAGGAAATTAGAATCGCTGGCGGTAGAGAAGTTCATTTGCGATCGCTGCAACCTTTAGGACTTTATCCAGCAAACTCAATCTTTATTGGTGATTATTTAACAACTCCTGGACAAGCAACGCACAGCGATTTGGAAATGATTCGCGATGCTGGGTTTGCGATTGAATCTCCTGACGGTTCTCCGATAGAAGTTGGCTCACGCGCTACAGTCGTTTCATCGCCGTAG
- the bioA gene encoding adenosylmethionine--8-amino-7-oxononanoate transaminase, which produces MSSIEEIYHSPIWQPFTQMKTAPIPLKVVKGQGVMLELEDKRQIMDCISSWWVTIHGHGHPILAEALYKQAQALEHVIFTGFTHEPAEQLARKLLQHLPKSLTRVFFSDNGSTAMEVALKMAYQYWFNQGESDRTTFISFEGGYHGDTIGAMSIAGNSPWEQPFHRLMFSTELVPFPATFDNDADVEVREAQTLEILTRLLKQNPTRYAGLFIEPLVQGAGGMRVCRPQFLQALGNLAHSFGVLVIYDEVMTGFGRTGELFACLKAETAPDIICLSKGLSGGCLPLAVTVATEDVYRAFYSDDVSKTFFHGHSYTGNPLACATGVASLELLEQNPNFRNLEHQHRRYLEKYLQDHPKIDKVRTCGTIAAMDIVTDSQSGYFNAIAPILKQRFLAEGFLLRPLGNTLYLMPPYCITSEQLKSIYQAIRRVLDTII; this is translated from the coding sequence ATGAGCAGCATTGAAGAAATTTATCATTCTCCGATTTGGCAACCATTCACCCAAATGAAAACCGCGCCGATACCTTTGAAAGTCGTCAAGGGACAAGGAGTGATGCTCGAACTCGAAGATAAACGCCAAATTATGGATTGTATTTCCAGTTGGTGGGTGACGATTCACGGACACGGACATCCTATACTCGCTGAGGCGCTTTACAAACAAGCCCAAGCCTTAGAACACGTCATTTTTACAGGTTTTACGCACGAACCAGCCGAACAGCTAGCGAGGAAATTACTTCAGCATCTCCCAAAATCGCTCACGCGAGTATTTTTTTCGGATAATGGCTCAACAGCGATGGAAGTCGCGCTAAAAATGGCTTATCAATATTGGTTTAATCAAGGAGAAAGCGATCGCACGACGTTTATTAGCTTTGAAGGTGGATATCACGGCGATACGATAGGCGCAATGTCGATCGCAGGTAATTCGCCCTGGGAACAGCCTTTTCACCGCTTGATGTTCTCGACGGAGCTTGTGCCTTTTCCTGCTACGTTTGATAATGATGCTGATGTCGAAGTGCGTGAAGCACAGACTCTGGAAATACTCACGCGGCTTCTCAAGCAAAATCCTACGCGATATGCAGGTCTTTTTATCGAGCCACTTGTACAAGGTGCAGGGGGAATGCGAGTATGTCGTCCACAATTTCTACAAGCTTTAGGAAACTTGGCGCACTCGTTTGGCGTACTTGTCATTTACGATGAGGTGATGACAGGCTTCGGGCGCACTGGTGAATTATTTGCTTGCTTAAAAGCAGAAACCGCACCGGATATTATTTGTTTATCAAAAGGTTTATCAGGCGGCTGCTTACCTTTAGCTGTCACCGTTGCAACAGAAGATGTTTATCGTGCGTTTTACAGTGATGATGTCAGTAAAACATTTTTTCACGGTCATTCATACACAGGAAATCCCTTAGCTTGTGCTACAGGCGTTGCGTCTTTAGAGTTGCTAGAACAAAATCCTAACTTTCGCAATTTGGAACACCAGCATCGCCGCTATCTAGAAAAATACTTGCAGGATCATCCCAAAATCGATAAAGTGCGCACATGCGGGACGATTGCCGCGATGGATATCGTCACAGATAGTCAGAGTGGATATTTTAATGCGATCGCACCAATCCTCAAACAAAGGTTTCTAGCGGAAGGATTTCTCTTACGTCCTCTGGGGAATACGCTTTACTTGATGCCACCTTACTGCATTACCTCAGAGCAACTCAAATCAATTTATCAAGCGATCCGCCGCGTACTTGATACTATCATATAG
- a CDS encoding DUF2997 domain-containing protein: METLEFVIYPDGRVQEKVSGIVGATCTEVTAAIEAELGQVVSHQPSSEFYNAVQHQSTVATTQASFSEW; the protein is encoded by the coding sequence ATGGAAACGCTAGAGTTTGTGATTTATCCCGATGGTCGCGTACAGGAAAAAGTTTCCGGTATAGTCGGAGCAACTTGTACCGAAGTCACAGCGGCAATCGAAGCAGAACTGGGGCAAGTCGTCAGTCACCAGCCAAGCTCAGAATTTTATAATGCAGTACAACACCAATCTACAGTTGCAACAACCCAAGCTAGTTTTAGCGAGTGGTAA
- a CDS encoding DUF1257 domain-containing protein yields the protein MSHFSQIKTQIRNLSSLQAALTDLGISWKSGSRAVRGYRGQTRNAEITIEQENGYDLGFSWNGKEYELVADLQYWQQNLSVEGFLKKITQRYAYHTVLSETSRLGFQVAEQQQNEDGSIRLLVQRWSA from the coding sequence ATGTCACACTTTAGCCAAATCAAAACACAAATCCGTAATCTTTCATCGTTACAAGCTGCGCTCACTGATTTAGGCATCAGTTGGAAATCTGGTTCTAGAGCAGTTCGAGGCTATCGCGGTCAAACTCGTAATGCCGAAATTACCATCGAGCAGGAGAATGGTTATGATCTCGGCTTTAGTTGGAATGGCAAAGAATACGAACTCGTTGCTGATTTGCAATATTGGCAGCAAAATTTGTCCGTTGAAGGTTTTCTTAAGAAAATAACGCAGCGTTACGCTTATCATACAGTTTTAAGCGAAACTTCGCGCTTAGGGTTTCAAGTAGCAGAACAGCAACAAAACGAAGACGGTTCAATTCGACTATTAGTACAGCGCTGGAGTGCGTGA
- a CDS encoding ferredoxin, producing the protein MSDFMPPKQTQSGAMRSHLEPELGGIFRDAPERSGLEPELGGELRQKGVYVDEITCIGCKHCAHVARNTFYIEPDYGRSRVVRQDGDSEELIQEAIDTCPVDCIHWVDYTELKKLEEERQYQVIPIVGYPVEEAVIAAHRRRKKRQAQKKARY; encoded by the coding sequence ATGTCTGATTTTATGCCGCCAAAGCAGACACAATCTGGAGCAATGCGATCGCACCTTGAACCCGAACTAGGTGGAATTTTTCGCGATGCACCTGAACGTTCGGGGTTAGAACCTGAGTTAGGCGGTGAACTGCGGCAAAAAGGTGTTTATGTTGACGAAATCACCTGCATCGGTTGCAAGCACTGCGCTCATGTCGCCCGTAACACCTTCTACATCGAACCAGATTACGGTCGTTCGCGCGTCGTCCGTCAAGACGGCGACTCAGAAGAGTTGATTCAAGAAGCAATTGACACGTGTCCGGTTGATTGCATTCACTGGGTTGACTACACCGAACTGAAAAAGCTCGAAGAAGAGCGACAGTATCAGGTTATTCCGATTGTCGGATACCCTGTAGAAGAAGCTGTTATCGCTGCTCATCGGCGGCGTAAGAAGCGCCAAGCCCAGAAAAAGGCTCGCTATTAA
- a CDS encoding DUF4335 domain-containing protein, which produces MTLSNSQVLRRYTPPTCTLEIIAPQSPLSRWAGRTVATQLRFHLHFDDPRSPEQRVQITGDRERLEALHQAVAVYVQELLSQSPAQFTAQLASQTTATEATTSVAHSQIVISPANSSDSPPARAGQIFLKPGTGLSHTLFLGPLATPTTGPVVQLSVLQLFDLATALDEFEADIVALPSLNQRRVSTTPPAWATIAAGLTLAVGIFAVLQQLNRPVQQQTATNNQIAEDPQQLAAQPSPLPPLSSLDTLPPPPPAGSPVPVPNAPLPAIPVPNASPPTESTAAAPSSTLPGRTTPTPQTTVINPGSPNQTVTGSAGNTAPQQPGTGNSAPTIAIPSPLAQLNAPNPGSQAAIQTQRTAPPAAPQRQAANTTAAVRSPNIPPPPAPSQPTSLDNISQVAEARQFFQRRWEPTAAVKQTLEYSLLLDVDGTIQRIEPLNQAARDQIDRTGMPLIGEPFVSPITDGKVARIRVVLTPDGKVQTFLEDREAPQVSRDPREAAE; this is translated from the coding sequence ATGACTTTGTCAAATTCACAGGTTCTCCGTAGGTATACGCCCCCCACATGTACGTTGGAAATTATCGCTCCTCAATCACCCTTGTCGCGTTGGGCTGGGCGGACAGTCGCCACGCAGTTACGCTTTCATTTGCATTTTGACGATCCGCGATCGCCCGAACAACGAGTTCAGATTACAGGCGATCGCGAACGACTTGAAGCCCTACACCAAGCTGTCGCAGTGTATGTGCAAGAGTTATTAAGTCAATCGCCAGCCCAATTTACTGCACAGTTGGCGTCGCAAACGACTGCGACTGAGGCAACGACTTCGGTTGCTCATTCCCAAATTGTGATTTCACCTGCCAATTCCTCTGATTCACCTCCTGCACGGGCGGGACAAATCTTTCTGAAACCTGGTACAGGGTTATCACATACACTCTTTTTGGGACCTCTAGCAACGCCCACAACCGGACCTGTCGTGCAGTTGAGCGTACTGCAACTGTTTGATTTGGCAACGGCTTTAGATGAATTTGAAGCTGATATTGTTGCCTTACCCAGCCTCAACCAGCGTCGAGTCAGTACGACTCCTCCCGCCTGGGCGACAATCGCCGCCGGATTAACACTTGCTGTCGGTATATTTGCTGTCTTGCAACAACTTAATCGCCCTGTTCAACAGCAAACCGCAACGAATAATCAAATTGCTGAAGATCCACAGCAGCTTGCGGCGCAGCCTTCACCACTACCACCTTTATCATCGTTAGACACACTACCACCTCCACCACCTGCGGGTTCTCCTGTCCCCGTGCCTAACGCCCCCTTGCCCGCAATTCCTGTCCCAAACGCTAGCCCACCGACTGAATCAACCGCGGCCGCACCGTCGTCTACTCTTCCTGGGAGGACGACACCAACGCCACAAACAACGGTCATTAATCCAGGGTCGCCGAATCAAACCGTTACAGGTTCGGCGGGAAATACTGCGCCACAGCAACCAGGTACAGGAAATTCTGCGCCCACAATCGCGATACCGAGTCCTTTAGCGCAACTTAACGCTCCTAATCCTGGATCGCAAGCCGCAATTCAAACCCAGCGAACCGCACCACCAGCGGCACCACAGCGACAGGCGGCAAACACGACTGCGGCAGTGCGATCGCCGAATATCCCTCCTCCTCCTGCCCCAAGTCAACCTACATCGCTAGATAATATTAGTCAGGTAGCCGAGGCTCGACAATTCTTTCAGCGTCGCTGGGAACCAACAGCCGCAGTTAAGCAGACCTTAGAATACAGTTTGCTCTTGGATGTTGATGGCACAATTCAACGTATTGAACCGCTAAATCAAGCTGCTAGAGACCAAATTGACCGTACTGGAATGCCTTTGATTGGCGAGCCGTTTGTATCCCCCATTACTGACGGCAAAGTTGCTAGAATTCGAGTTGTTTTAACACCTGATGGCAAAGTGCAAACCTTTTTGGAAGATCGCGAAGCGCCACAAGTGTCGCGCGATCCGCGTGAGGCTGCTGAGTAA
- a CDS encoding DUF3038 domain-containing protein translates to MLKVMHSSAQSPTPTPRWEELTNIQPNPAQLDNIKAQLDLVLLALEALAGIGSEAMLQAAAQLNLESKIPDRVALWRLRQSNPLRKGEGGRKKLDVEEARSLVLISCYLAKQHQERIRRAVALLEQVTQNNEAPHKAALLGDYLDAFSNTYQERMEEDENVSTDVLTQLALKLLIDLLFYSAPGGHRRLWLALLDRSK, encoded by the coding sequence ATGCTTAAGGTTATGCACTCCAGCGCGCAATCGCCGACACCAACTCCACGATGGGAAGAGCTTACTAACATTCAGCCCAACCCAGCCCAATTAGATAACATCAAGGCTCAGCTGGACTTGGTATTGTTGGCGCTTGAAGCTTTGGCGGGGATTGGCTCAGAGGCAATGCTCCAAGCTGCGGCTCAACTTAATCTAGAGTCCAAAATCCCAGACCGCGTGGCACTATGGCGACTGCGCCAATCAAATCCACTCCGTAAAGGCGAAGGAGGAAGAAAAAAGCTCGATGTAGAAGAAGCGCGATCGCTTGTTTTAATCAGCTGCTACCTCGCAAAACAACACCAAGAACGAATTCGCCGCGCGGTTGCTTTGCTTGAACAAGTCACCCAAAACAACGAAGCTCCTCATAAAGCCGCTCTTTTAGGAGATTATCTAGATGCTTTCAGTAACACCTACCAAGAACGCATGGAGGAAGATGAAAACGTCTCCACCGATGTCCTAACTCAGTTGGCGCTCAAACTCTTGATTGACTTGTTATTTTATAGTGCGCCTGGCGGTCATCGTCGCCTTTGGTTAGCACTGCTAGACCGCTCAAAATAG